The following are encoded together in the Rhodothermales bacterium genome:
- a CDS encoding M56 family metallopeptidase translates to MNLLDNLEFLRITGEAALAGYWMPQLVWAALAGAVLLALRFVRLSQPIQGYQLLTALLLALPAGLLLAPLIRFEIAAPWTWLAPTGPSDTGVSVGSLLAATEAPATAAWTFIHTLGLLTFLAAACAGVQLAALVYRLVYLIRIRRMLAIPAPEDAQNRLHALRARRGFRREVALFASPEGHSPVTFGWRRPAIVVPVSLLEDDGALAMTLEHELIHVAHGDFARGVVESIIRAVFFLNPLVHWGVERTERFRELACDAELLSQPDFSRKRYALLLARFAFQPAPDQRLAVHMSSAGRLKERVQAMSAYRGGPASPKTTRRIALAGSAVFFVLGIAAMGCEVTFDQSLTLNQYALESPNPASPTPPNPTPAGEVFMIVEHMPVMIGGLERLQASIQYPDIARKAGIAGHVFIQFVVDTEGRVVDPIVVRGIGAGCDEEAVRAVSEMRFLPGQQRGVVVPVKMSIPITFKLEEPAS, encoded by the coding sequence ATGAACCTGCTCGATAACCTCGAATTTCTGCGTATTACCGGCGAGGCCGCGCTGGCCGGCTACTGGATGCCTCAGCTCGTCTGGGCGGCGCTCGCCGGCGCGGTGTTACTCGCCCTGCGTTTCGTCCGCCTGTCCCAGCCGATCCAGGGCTATCAGCTGCTGACGGCGCTGTTGCTGGCGCTGCCGGCGGGGCTCCTGCTTGCCCCGCTGATCCGGTTCGAGATCGCCGCGCCCTGGACCTGGCTGGCCCCAACGGGCCCTTCGGATACCGGGGTCAGCGTGGGTTCACTACTCGCTGCCACCGAGGCGCCCGCGACCGCGGCCTGGACCTTCATTCACACCCTCGGCCTGCTCACCTTCCTCGCCGCGGCCTGTGCCGGCGTGCAGCTGGCGGCCTTAGTATACCGTTTGGTTTACTTGATTCGCATTCGCCGGATGCTGGCCATTCCCGCGCCCGAGGATGCCCAAAACCGACTGCACGCGCTGCGGGCCAGGCGAGGCTTCCGCCGCGAAGTCGCCCTGTTCGCAAGCCCCGAGGGGCATTCCCCCGTCACCTTCGGCTGGCGCCGGCCGGCGATCGTGGTGCCTGTCTCCCTGCTGGAAGACGACGGGGCGCTGGCGATGACGCTGGAGCACGAGTTGATCCACGTGGCGCATGGCGACTTCGCGCGGGGCGTGGTCGAGTCGATCATCCGGGCCGTCTTTTTCCTCAACCCTCTCGTCCACTGGGGGGTGGAGCGAACCGAGCGTTTCCGCGAGTTGGCATGCGACGCCGAGCTGCTCAGTCAGCCGGATTTTAGCCGGAAACGGTATGCCTTGCTCCTGGCGCGGTTTGCGTTCCAGCCGGCGCCCGACCAGCGTCTGGCGGTACACATGTCGTCCGCCGGCCGGCTCAAGGAACGGGTTCAGGCGATGAGCGCCTACCGGGGAGGGCCGGCGTCGCCGAAGACCACCCGGAGGATCGCCCTGGCGGGATCGGCCGTGTTTTTTGTGCTCGGCATCGCGGCGATGGGGTGTGAGGTGACGTTCGACCAGAGCCTGACCCTCAATCAGTACGCCCTGGAATCCCCGAACCCGGCCTCTCCGACGCCGCCCAATCCCACACCGGCCGGCGAGGTTTTCATGATCGTCGAGCACATGCCGGTCATGATCGGCGGGCTCGAGCGGCTGCAAGCGTCTATCCAGTACCCAGACATCGCGCGAAAAGCCGGTATCGCGGGCCACGTATTCATCCAGTTCGTGGTGGATACCGAGGGCCGCGTGGTGGACCCCATCGTGGTGCGGGGCATCGGGGCGGGGTGTGATGAAGAAGCCGTCCGCGCCGTCTCCGAGATGCGGTTTTTGCCCGGCCAACAACGGGGCGTCGTCGTTCCGGTGAAAATGTCGATACCGATCACGTTTAAGCTGGAGGAGCCGGCGTCGTGA
- a CDS encoding energy transducer TonB yields MKMTIVSRIIPCVVLLTLTACEVPSASEPELTAAPAQEEIIFVVVEQMPAPVGGLQAIMERIQYPEAAKTAGVEGNVFIQFVVDELGRVVEPTVVRGIGSGCDEAALQAIANTTFEPGRQKGQAVRVRMSIPISFNLDA; encoded by the coding sequence ATGAAAATGACCATCGTTTCCCGCATCATCCCCTGTGTAGTGCTACTGACCCTCACCGCGTGTGAGGTCCCCTCGGCCAGCGAGCCCGAACTCACCGCAGCGCCGGCGCAGGAAGAAATCATTTTTGTGGTGGTCGAGCAGATGCCGGCGCCCGTCGGTGGGCTCCAGGCCATCATGGAGCGGATCCAATACCCTGAAGCCGCGAAAACGGCCGGCGTCGAGGGCAACGTGTTCATCCAGTTTGTGGTGGACGAACTGGGCCGGGTGGTGGAGCCCACCGTTGTCCGGGGCATCGGCAGTGGGTGCGACGAGGCCGCCCTGCAGGCCATCGCCAACACGACGTTTGAGCCGGGCCGGCAGAAAGGCCAGGCCGTGCGGGTGAGGATGTCGATCCCGATTTCGTTTAATCTCGACGCATAA
- a CDS encoding DUF3008 family protein yields the protein MPAKSKAQQRAAGAALAAKRGEIDVTDLEDASREMYESMTEEELLELASTDHDDLPEKKDNND from the coding sequence ATGCCCGCTAAATCAAAAGCCCAGCAACGAGCGGCCGGCGCAGCGCTGGCCGCTAAACGTGGCGAAATAGACGTCACCGATCTAGAAGACGCCTCCCGAGAGATGTACGAGTCTATGACCGAGGAGGAACTGCTAGAACTGGCCAGCACGGATCATGACGATTTGCCGGAAAAAAAAGACAACAACGACTGA
- a CDS encoding ferritin-like domain-containing protein, producing MALNTLKDLLIHELRDLYSAETQLLDALPKMVEAASHEDLKEAFRNHLHETQNQKKRLTQVFSILKQPADSKRCLAMEGLIKEAQDLIAEPADISVKDAALIAAAQRVEHYEMAGYGTAVAYADLLDYEEIEDLLKETLDEEGNANKTLNKIATGGLFSSGLNKEASIPQRATRMS from the coding sequence ATGGCACTCAATACACTCAAGGACCTGTTGATTCACGAACTGCGTGACCTTTACAGCGCAGAGACGCAGCTGTTAGATGCACTACCCAAGATGGTGGAAGCCGCAAGTCACGAAGACCTGAAGGAAGCGTTTCGAAACCATCTGCATGAAACACAGAATCAGAAAAAGAGACTGACTCAAGTATTCTCCATCCTAAAACAGCCTGCGGACAGCAAGCGCTGCCTGGCGATGGAGGGTCTCATTAAGGAAGCGCAAGATCTGATTGCGGAACCGGCTGATATCAGCGTTAAAGACGCAGCTCTGATCGCAGCAGCCCAGCGCGTCGAGCACTATGAAATGGCGGGGTATGGCACGGCGGTGGCCTATGCCGACCTACTCGACTATGAGGAAATCGAAGACCTTCTCAAAGAGACACTTGATGAGGAAGGGAATGCCAACAAAACACTCAACAAGATCGCCACAGGCGGTCTATTTTCGAGTGGCTTGAATAAAGAGGCGTCCATTCCGCAACGGGCCACTCGCATGAGTTGA
- a CDS encoding SDR family oxidoreductase, whose translation MSIPPQHQNKQPGIEHKMMPEPRYFNPAYKGSDKLKDKVVLISGGDSGIGRAVSILFAREGADVGFIYLDEHEDARQTQQYVKSEGQKCIAISGDIGNKAFCQNAVQKFVEEFGQIDVLINNAAVQYVQENLEDITEDQLEKTFRTNIYSYFFMTQAVMPHLRENGSIINTTSITAFRGKDVLIDYSSTKGAVLAFTRALSQNLAGRGIRVNAVAPGPIWTPLIPASFPEEDVAGFGEDTPLGRVGQPEEVAPCYVFLASNDASYITGQTIHPNGGEIVGG comes from the coding sequence ATGTCCATTCCTCCTCAGCATCAAAATAAACAGCCGGGCATCGAGCACAAAATGATGCCTGAGCCTCGGTATTTTAATCCTGCCTATAAAGGCAGCGATAAACTGAAAGACAAAGTTGTGCTAATTTCCGGGGGAGATAGTGGTATTGGACGAGCTGTTTCAATTCTGTTTGCTCGAGAAGGTGCGGACGTTGGCTTTATTTATCTCGATGAACATGAGGATGCCAGGCAAACACAGCAGTATGTTAAGTCGGAGGGACAGAAGTGTATCGCCATTTCGGGAGATATAGGCAATAAGGCCTTTTGTCAGAATGCGGTACAAAAATTCGTGGAGGAATTTGGCCAGATCGATGTACTCATCAATAATGCAGCTGTTCAATATGTACAAGAGAATCTGGAAGATATCACCGAGGATCAGCTGGAGAAGACCTTCAGAACCAATATCTATTCTTACTTTTTCATGACGCAGGCAGTAATGCCTCACCTGAGAGAAAACGGGTCGATTATCAACACAACTTCAATTACGGCCTTTCGTGGAAAAGATGTTCTAATTGATTATTCTTCAACAAAAGGCGCCGTACTGGCTTTCACCCGCGCGTTATCCCAGAATCTGGCCGGCCGTGGTATCCGAGTGAACGCGGTTGCGCCTGGCCCGATCTGGACCCCACTTATTCCGGCCAGTTTTCCTGAGGAAGATGTAGCAGGGTTTGGTGAAGATACCCCCCTTGGAAGGGTAGGTCAGCCTGAGGAAGTTGCACCCTGTTACGTATTCCTGGCATCGAATGATGCTTCATACATAACAGGCCAAACCATCCATCCAAATGGAGGTGAAATCGTTGGAGGATGA
- the msrP gene encoding protein-methionine-sulfoxide reductase catalytic subunit MsrP — MANLIVKPGWQLPERLITPKDVYANRRHFLRQLGMGSIALMATGGFTACADGSASAGAGVAGPLDTIPANAPRTGYPAAQNTAFAVSERPVTDRIVASSYNNYYEFKNGGDLKDLWELTGDYNPFPTELEVTGLVEKKFKIDLAELIGEMPIEERIYRFRCVEAWAMTVPWTGFPLKKLIERCKPTSKATHVRFMSIARAKEMPGIPATPWYTWPYYEGLRMDEAMNDLAFVATGMYGEPLPKQNGSPWRWVMPWKYGYKGPKAVVKIEFVDRQPKTFWNDLQPAEYSFLSNVNPSVPHPRWSQASERLIGENDRRVPTQLFNGYAEWVGDLYPEEPRR, encoded by the coding sequence ATGGCCAATCTGATCGTTAAACCCGGCTGGCAACTCCCCGAACGCCTCATCACCCCGAAAGACGTATACGCCAACCGCCGGCACTTTCTCCGGCAGCTCGGCATGGGCTCCATCGCTCTGATGGCCACGGGCGGGTTCACGGCGTGCGCGGATGGGTCCGCCTCGGCCGGCGCCGGCGTGGCAGGGCCGCTCGACACGATTCCGGCCAATGCGCCACGGACCGGGTACCCGGCGGCGCAAAACACGGCCTTCGCCGTAAGCGAGCGCCCCGTCACCGATCGGATCGTGGCCTCCTCGTACAATAACTACTACGAGTTCAAAAACGGAGGAGATCTGAAGGATCTGTGGGAGTTGACGGGAGACTACAACCCCTTCCCTACCGAACTGGAAGTGACCGGGCTGGTCGAGAAGAAATTCAAGATCGACCTCGCCGAACTGATCGGAGAAATGCCCATTGAGGAGCGTATCTACCGCTTTCGCTGCGTCGAGGCCTGGGCGATGACGGTGCCGTGGACGGGATTCCCGCTCAAGAAGCTCATCGAGCGGTGCAAGCCGACCTCAAAGGCCACTCATGTGCGCTTCATGAGCATCGCGCGGGCGAAGGAAATGCCGGGGATTCCAGCGACACCGTGGTACACCTGGCCGTATTATGAGGGGTTGCGGATGGATGAGGCGATGAACGACCTCGCGTTTGTGGCGACGGGGATGTATGGCGAGCCGCTCCCCAAACAAAACGGCTCCCCGTGGCGCTGGGTTATGCCCTGGAAATATGGCTATAAAGGCCCGAAAGCCGTCGTCAAGATCGAGTTCGTCGATAGGCAACCCAAGACCTTCTGGAACGACCTCCAGCCCGCCGAATACAGCTTCCTATCCAACGTCAACCCGAGCGTTCCGCATCCGCGTTGGAGCCAGGCATCGGAGCGGTTGATCGGAGAAAACGATCGTCGCGTGCCCACGCAATTATTTAACGGATACGCGGAGTGGGTAGGCGATTTGTACCCCGAAGAGCCCCGTCGATAA
- a CDS encoding HNH endonuclease, producing the protein MSGHVLVLNQDYRALTICSVQRAVVLVHLQKAEMVESAPDYFLRTASLRFPWPSIVRLKYFVRVPYKRIMLSRKNVLRRDGFRCQYCGSRDSLTVDHVLPKSRGGGDSWENLVAACTPCNNRKGSRTPEEARMELRRQPFRPSQVMFIRDFIGNVDDTWKPYLFLA; encoded by the coding sequence ATGAGCGGTCACGTGCTCGTCCTGAATCAGGATTACCGCGCGCTCACCATTTGCAGTGTCCAGCGCGCCGTAGTGCTCGTCCATCTCCAGAAGGCCGAGATGGTGGAGAGTGCGCCCGACTATTTCCTCAGAACGGCTTCGCTGCGTTTCCCCTGGCCGAGCATCGTCCGGCTCAAGTACTTCGTCCGTGTTCCCTATAAGCGCATCATGCTCTCGCGCAAAAACGTGCTGCGGCGAGACGGCTTTCGGTGCCAGTACTGTGGCAGTCGGGATAGCCTCACGGTGGATCACGTGCTCCCGAAATCCCGCGGAGGGGGGGATAGCTGGGAAAATCTGGTAGCGGCCTGTACCCCCTGTAACAACCGAAAAGGCAGCCGCACGCCCGAAGAGGCCCGAATGGAGCTGCGCCGGCAGCCGTTCCGCCCCAGCCAGGTCATGTTCATCCGTGATTTTATCGGTAATGTGGACGATACCTGGAAGCCGTATCTGTTTCTGGCGTAA
- a CDS encoding MOSC domain-containing protein, translating to MSLYVTALYRYPIKSAGATALVEVDVMPRGFEHDRRWMIVDAGGQFITQRSHPRLAMVSVDVLSSGLQLGIEGEKPCRVEQPEADSRRRVTVWRDAVEAVDAGEAPAGWLSRILEIPCRLVFMPESALRPVDPVYGAPQDVVSFADAYPVLLTTEASLRDLNGRLEQPVSMARFRPNIVLNGEVPFEEDTWRVVRIGEVSFRLVKPCARCVIITLDPDAGVFQKEPLRTLATYRLRDGKVRFGQNGIPDTLGRVRIGDPVQVLG from the coding sequence ATGTCTCTTTACGTCACCGCACTGTATCGGTATCCCATCAAGTCCGCCGGCGCCACGGCGCTGGTCGAGGTGGACGTCATGCCGCGAGGTTTCGAGCACGACCGCCGCTGGATGATCGTCGACGCCGGCGGGCAGTTTATTACCCAGCGCTCGCATCCCCGCCTTGCGATGGTGTCCGTGGATGTCCTGTCCTCCGGGCTCCAGCTGGGGATCGAAGGGGAGAAACCGTGTAGGGTCGAACAGCCTGAAGCCGACTCCAGGCGGCGAGTTACCGTATGGCGCGATGCGGTAGAAGCCGTCGATGCCGGCGAGGCGCCGGCCGGCTGGCTCTCCCGAATACTGGAGATTCCCTGCCGACTGGTCTTTATGCCCGAGTCCGCCCTCCGGCCCGTCGATCCCGTGTATGGCGCCCCGCAGGATGTCGTCAGCTTCGCCGATGCATACCCCGTACTGCTGACGACCGAAGCGTCGCTGCGGGATCTGAACGGTCGTCTCGAACAACCGGTTTCGATGGCCCGGTTTCGGCCGAATATCGTGCTGAATGGCGAGGTCCCCTTCGAAGAGGATACCTGGCGCGTGGTGCGGATCGGGGAGGTGTCGTTTCGCCTGGTGAAACCCTGCGCCCGGTGTGTTATAATTACGCTGGACCCCGATGCCGGGGTGTTTCAAAAAGAGCCCCTTCGCACGCTGGCCACCTACCGCCTACGCGACGGCAAGGTGCGTTTCGGGCAGAATGGCATTCCGGACACCCTCGGCCGTGTCCGCATCGGCGACCCGGTTCAGGTGCTCGGTTGA
- a CDS encoding PIN domain-containing protein: MTTANVFPDTALLLSHQGLDTLDWEQLYGVDRVTILVAPVVLRELSRLKNQAGRPPQAERAVACFDQVVRLLRLETHAADPVVFKTVQDPSIDFEAERLDPSNPRDQLVATIIDFQQTHALEYVVLLTDDPETVLKAERAGIDVERLSTAMDLPAHEPASVSSASAPTGGDGMAPRQSTDGHEASAPDRIVPLDGLMERSPLYKKLPEPKLPSLPPIPVARRPSPTLSVATTTLPEAFVHLPSNSEPVRRAAPPAPPPAPPVDPESVWEAPSRPGYVEMYSADSAETVQGATNESALHAQADTAAGESFTATPPHGPTLTRTVPELRLAYNDGAYRSTALIRSPIFPSIDELTQELTRIRRDHPKLAYLKPAPGEETVDPRRLPIYERKNQRIKRYNAALDAYYAATEKYLHDVSEFANMNRRRTVLALSLINDAPVVLKSLYITVRFASNVRIFSDDHLPDQPIPPEPPARPNLDALFDAIRLPIVPVPSELRQPSNLLLRSRSLSPLEIRWNKGWDVIYSIRELERSHAVSFNPLYLVFNSFDKATSIRIPYRITVASSTQEERGQLELLVRKVIQ; this comes from the coding sequence ATGACCACGGCCAACGTATTTCCCGATACGGCTTTGCTGCTGTCTCATCAGGGGCTCGACACCCTCGACTGGGAACAGTTGTATGGCGTCGATCGGGTGACGATACTCGTGGCGCCTGTGGTGTTACGTGAGCTGAGCCGGCTAAAAAACCAGGCCGGCCGCCCGCCTCAGGCCGAACGCGCCGTCGCCTGTTTCGATCAGGTCGTCCGCTTACTCCGCCTGGAAACGCACGCGGCCGATCCGGTCGTCTTCAAGACCGTGCAGGATCCCTCGATCGATTTCGAAGCCGAGCGACTCGATCCATCCAATCCGAGGGATCAGCTGGTTGCGACTATTATCGATTTCCAGCAGACGCACGCCCTCGAATATGTTGTCCTGTTGACGGACGATCCGGAGACAGTATTGAAGGCCGAGCGTGCCGGGATCGACGTAGAGCGGCTCTCGACCGCCATGGACCTGCCGGCTCACGAGCCGGCTTCCGTTTCGTCTGCCTCCGCACCAACTGGAGGGGATGGCATGGCGCCCCGGCAAAGCACCGACGGTCACGAGGCGTCGGCGCCTGACCGAATCGTCCCGCTGGATGGGCTCATGGAGCGGAGTCCGCTCTATAAAAAGCTGCCCGAACCTAAATTACCCAGCCTCCCTCCGATTCCAGTGGCACGGCGCCCGTCGCCCACGCTTAGCGTGGCGACGACGACGCTGCCCGAGGCGTTCGTCCATCTGCCGTCCAATTCCGAACCTGTCCGGCGGGCGGCGCCTCCTGCGCCACCTCCTGCGCCACCTGTCGATCCTGAGTCGGTTTGGGAAGCGCCCTCGCGGCCTGGCTACGTCGAGATGTACAGTGCCGACTCGGCCGAAACGGTCCAGGGCGCTACAAACGAATCCGCGCTTCACGCCCAGGCCGACACTGCCGCCGGCGAGTCGTTCACGGCGACACCCCCACATGGGCCCACGCTGACGCGCACCGTGCCTGAATTGCGCCTGGCCTACAACGACGGCGCCTACCGGTCAACCGCGCTCATTCGATCGCCCATTTTCCCATCGATCGACGAACTGACACAGGAGCTGACGCGTATCCGGCGGGACCATCCAAAACTGGCTTATCTCAAACCCGCCCCCGGCGAGGAAACCGTGGATCCGCGTCGTCTGCCCATCTATGAGCGCAAGAATCAGCGCATCAAGCGGTACAACGCGGCGCTGGACGCGTATTACGCGGCCACCGAAAAGTACCTGCACGACGTCTCGGAATTCGCCAACATGAACCGCCGGCGCACGGTACTCGCACTGAGCCTGATCAACGACGCACCGGTCGTGCTCAAGAGTCTGTATATCACGGTCCGATTCGCCAGCAACGTCCGCATCTTCTCGGACGATCATCTGCCGGATCAACCCATCCCGCCCGAACCGCCCGCGCGCCCGAACCTGGATGCGTTGTTCGATGCGATTCGTTTGCCGATCGTCCCCGTGCCGTCCGAACTCCGCCAGCCCTCCAACCTTCTCCTGCGTAGCCGTAGCCTGTCGCCCCTCGAAATCCGCTGGAACAAAGGGTGGGACGTGATCTACTCGATCCGCGAGCTCGAGCGGAGCCATGCGGTATCCTTCAATCCGCTGTATCTGGTCTTCAATTCGTTCGATAAAGCCACGTCGATCCGCATCCCCTATCGCATTACGGTAGCCAGCAGCACCCAGGAAGAACGCGGTCAGCTCGAATTACTCGTTCGCAAGGTCATCCAATAA